A stretch of the Vigna radiata var. radiata cultivar VC1973A chromosome 7, Vradiata_ver6, whole genome shotgun sequence genome encodes the following:
- the LOC106769212 gene encoding ferredoxin--nitrite reductase, chloroplastic: MSSFAVRFLAPPCCPSSRSKTLLCATPTVAPAAPDAVEASRLEPRVEERDGYWVLKEEYRGGISPQEKVKLEKDPMKLFMEGGIEDLANMSLEEIESSKHTKDDIDVRLKWLGLFHRRKHHYGRFMMRLKLPNGVTTSAQTRYLASVIRKYGKDGCADVTTRQNWQIRGVVLPDVPEILKGLAEVGLTSLQSGMDNVRNPVGNPLAGIDPDEIVDTRPYNNLLSQFITSNSRGNPAMSNLPRKWNVCVVGSHDLFEHPHINDLAYMPANNKDGRFGFNLLVGGFFSAKRCAEAIPLDAWVSADDVIPVCKAVLETYRDLGFRGNRQKTRMMWLIDELGIEVFRSEVEKRMAGKQLERAQEDLVKKKWERRDYLGVHPQKQEGISYVGIHIPVGRVEADEMDELARLADEYGTGELRLTVEQNIIIPNVENSKLEALLKEPLLKERFSPEPSILMKTLVACTGNQFCGQAIIETKARALKVTEEVERQVAVSRPVRMHWTGCPNTCGQVQVADIGFMGCMARDENGKATEGVDIFLGGRIGSDSHLAELYNKGVPCKDLVPIVVDILLKHFGAVQRNREEEED; the protein is encoded by the exons ATGTCTTCTTTTGCTGTTCGTTTTCTGGCCCCTCCATGCTGCCCCAGCTCTCGCTCCAAGACATTGCTCTGTGCCACGCCCACGGTGGCTCCGGCTGCCCCAGATGCGGTGGAGGCGTCGAGGTTGGAGCCTAGAGTGGAGGAGAGAGATGGGTACTGGGTTTTGAAGGAAGAGTACAGAGGGGGCATCAGCCCTCAAGAAAAGGTGAAGCTTGAGAAAGACCCCATGAAGCTTTTCATGGAAGGTGGGATTGAGGATCTGGCTAACATGTCCCTTGAGGAAATTGAGAGCTCCAAGCACACTAAGGATGATATTGATGTTAGACTCAAGTGGCTTGGCCTTTTTCATAGGAGAAAGCATCACT ATGGTAGATTTATGATGAGGCTGAAGCTTCCAAATGGGGTGACAACTAGTGCTCAGACTCGATATTTGGCGAGTGTGATCAGGAAGTACGGAAAAGATGGGTGTGCTGATGTAACAACGAGGCAGAATTGGCAAATTAGAGGTGTGGTGCTACCTGATGTGCCAGAAATTCTTAAGGGACTAGCAGAGGTTGGTTTGACGAGTCTGCAGAGTGGCATGGACAATGTGAGAAACCCTGTGGGTAACCCTCTTGCAGGCATTGACCCTGATGAGATTGTTGACACTAGACCTTACAACAACTTGTTATCTCAATTCATCACTTCCAATTCACGTGGCAATCCAGCCATGTCAAACTT GCCTAGGAAGTGGAATGTGTGTGTGGTGGGATCCCACGATCTGTTTGAGCATCCCCACATCAATGATCTGGCTTACATGCCGGCTAATAATAAGGATGGTCGTTTTGGATTCAACTTACTGGTTGGTGGTTTCTTTAGTGCTAAGAGATGTGCTGAAGCAATTCCACTCGATGCGTGGGTCTCAGCAGATGATGTAATCCCAGTTTGTAAAGCTGTACTTGAGACATATAGGGACCTTGGCTTCAGAGGGAACAGGCAGAAAACAAGAATGATGTGGTTGATTGACGAACTC GGGATAGAAGTATTCAGGTCAGAGGTAGAGAAAAGAATGGCAGGGAAGCAGCTGGAGAGAGCACAGGAAGATCTGGTTAAGAAAAAATGGGAAAGAAGAGACTACTTAGGTGTTCATCCACAGAAACAGGAGGGTATAAGCTATGTTGGTATTCACATTCCAGTTGGGAGAGTCGAAGCAGATGAGATGGATGAGTTGGCCCGTTTGGCAGATGAATATGGCACTGGTGAGCTCAGACTGACAGTGGAACAAAACATAATAATCCCAAATGTGGAGAACTCAAAACTTGAGGCTTTGCTGAAAGAGCCTCTATTGAAAGAGAGGTTTTCACCTGAACCTTCTATCCTAATGAAAACACTGGTGGCATGCACTGGTAATCAGTTCTGTGGGCAAGCTATTATTGAGACAAAAGCAAGGGCATTGAAAGTTACTGAGGAAGTGGAGAGGCAAGTGGCTGTGAGTAGGCCAGTGAGAATGCATTGGACTGGGTGCCCCAACACCTGTGGGCAGGTGCAAGTTGCAGATATTGGTTTCATGGGGTGCATGGCTAGGGATGAGAATGGTAAAGCCACTGAAGGTGTGGATATTTTCCTGGGTGGGAGAATTGGAAGTGATTCACATTTAGCTGAGTTGTATAACAAGGGTGTGCCTTGCAAGGATTTGGTGCCTATTGTTGTAGACATACTGCTAAAACACTTTGGAGCTGTCCAAAGgaatagagaagaagaggaagattaA